From Streptomyces sp. Edi4, one genomic window encodes:
- a CDS encoding site-specific integrase, translated as MHSYDVRIWNIRKRPSKAAPFQLRWQVDGTEHQEKFATKTLADARRAELLSATRKGEPFDTESGLPVSETRERNRTGWYSHARAHAARKWPTAAAKHRASIAESLTIATMALCPTGQGRPADDLLRRALYQWGFNAGRHDQEPPGPEAKALAWVDSHAPAVVELDSAKRVRTVLEHLAKRQDGKPAAANTFRRRRAVLSNCLRLAVENELLPGNPLLRVHWETPKAVEELDTRSVATPAQARALLDAVGAQGPRGAHLVAFFACMYYAAMRPEEVSMLSADQCDLPEEGWGRLMLSGARPQVGSAWTDTGKPYEERQLKHRARRAVRPVPIPPVLVAILRAHLKTIGATSEGRLFSAVRDGPVRSQEYGAVWKEARRKALSPAQVASPLAAIPYDLRHACVSFWLRSGVSLAETARRAGQSVAVLQRYYAKVLDGEEAKMNALIEQGLAEHEGDA; from the coding sequence ATGCACAGCTACGACGTACGCATTTGGAACATCCGTAAGCGCCCCAGCAAGGCAGCACCGTTCCAGCTCCGTTGGCAGGTCGATGGCACGGAGCACCAGGAGAAATTCGCGACCAAGACGCTCGCGGACGCGCGCCGGGCGGAGCTGCTGAGCGCGACGCGCAAGGGGGAGCCGTTCGACACGGAGTCCGGGCTCCCCGTATCGGAGACGCGTGAGCGCAACCGCACGGGCTGGTACAGCCACGCGCGCGCCCACGCGGCCCGGAAGTGGCCGACCGCTGCGGCCAAGCACCGCGCGAGCATCGCTGAGAGCCTGACCATCGCCACCATGGCGCTGTGCCCCACCGGGCAGGGACGCCCCGCAGACGACCTCTTGCGGCGCGCCCTCTATCAGTGGGGATTCAACGCTGGCCGCCACGACCAGGAACCGCCGGGCCCCGAAGCCAAAGCCTTGGCGTGGGTCGACAGTCACGCCCCGGCCGTGGTCGAGCTGGACAGCGCCAAGCGCGTACGCACCGTCCTGGAACACCTGGCCAAGCGGCAGGACGGGAAGCCTGCCGCAGCCAACACTTTCCGTCGGCGGCGTGCGGTGCTGAGCAACTGTCTGCGTCTGGCGGTCGAGAACGAGCTGTTGCCCGGCAATCCGTTGCTGCGCGTCCACTGGGAGACGCCCAAGGCGGTAGAGGAGCTGGACACCCGGAGCGTCGCCACCCCGGCGCAAGCGCGGGCCCTCTTGGACGCTGTTGGTGCTCAAGGGCCGCGCGGCGCCCATCTGGTCGCGTTCTTCGCCTGCATGTACTACGCGGCGATGCGGCCGGAGGAAGTCTCCATGCTCAGCGCCGACCAGTGCGACCTCCCCGAAGAAGGCTGGGGACGGCTCATGCTCTCCGGCGCCCGGCCGCAGGTCGGCTCCGCGTGGACCGACACAGGTAAGCCGTACGAGGAGCGCCAGTTGAAGCACCGGGCCCGCCGTGCAGTCCGTCCCGTGCCGATCCCGCCCGTGCTGGTCGCCATTCTGCGCGCCCATCTGAAGACGATCGGCGCCACATCAGAAGGCCGTCTGTTCAGCGCCGTACGCGATGGTCCGGTCCGGTCTCAGGAGTACGGGGCCGTGTGGAAGGAAGCGCGCCGGAAGGCTCTCTCTCCGGCGCAGGTCGCTTCCCCGCTGGCAGCCATCCCGTACGACCTGCGGCATGCCTGTGTGTCGTTCTGGCTCCGGTCCGGGGTGAGCCTGGCCGAGACCGCCCGCCGGGCGGGCCAGAGCGTGGCCGTGCTTCAGCGCTACTACGCCAAGGTGCTGGACGGTGAGGAAGCGAAGATGAATGCGCTCATCGAGCAGGGGCTGGCCGAGCACGAGGGCGACGCCTAG
- a CDS encoding YfjI family protein has product MTTNDTSADLWEGFEHIEPEQITGPAWDEPVPLRTRPPLPDFPVDALPAWLSSMVRGVAEETQTPADLAGCLALAVLATAAGGRVKVCVRGHWREPVNIYTAIALPPGNRKSAVFDLMVQPLLDAEKALIELSGPVRAEAETLMALAKSAATKAAEKAAGADAGLRETLTAEAVQLAQDAAKMRVPAEPQLVADDVTPENVGTLLDEQGGRISCLSAEGELFDIIAGRYTGKPNMGMFLKGHAGDMLRVNRQGRSAQHVASPAVTIGLAVQPEVLDALSRIDGADGRGLLARFLYSKPLSLVGSRSLTPALLDEQVAATYAKHLAGLTLALADWTDPALIQLTPEADAVLLAFQKVTESRLGPDGSFAPIVKWASKRDGAVARIAGLLHLATHPEDGWHKPIEAPTMAAATELGDYFTAHALDVFSAMSAGPAHESAVTVLAQLVATNPAQFTKRELFRTLRRADFPAIGDLDPALALLEEHGWVRQQPPPPRTGRGGRPPSPRYETHPRIARGA; this is encoded by the coding sequence ATGACGACCAACGACACCAGCGCGGACCTGTGGGAAGGGTTCGAGCACATCGAACCCGAGCAGATCACCGGCCCCGCCTGGGACGAACCTGTCCCCCTCCGTACCCGCCCGCCGCTCCCGGACTTCCCCGTGGACGCCCTGCCCGCCTGGCTGTCCAGCATGGTGCGCGGTGTCGCCGAGGAGACCCAGACCCCCGCCGACCTCGCCGGATGCCTGGCTCTGGCCGTCCTGGCCACCGCCGCCGGGGGACGCGTCAAGGTGTGCGTGCGTGGTCATTGGCGTGAGCCTGTGAACATCTACACCGCCATCGCCCTGCCGCCCGGCAACCGCAAGTCAGCCGTCTTCGACCTGATGGTGCAGCCCCTGCTCGATGCCGAGAAAGCCCTGATCGAACTGTCCGGGCCGGTACGGGCAGAGGCGGAAACCCTGATGGCACTGGCCAAGTCCGCCGCCACCAAGGCCGCAGAGAAGGCCGCCGGGGCGGATGCCGGACTCCGCGAGACGCTGACCGCCGAAGCCGTCCAACTCGCCCAGGACGCCGCGAAGATGCGGGTTCCCGCCGAACCGCAGCTTGTCGCGGACGATGTGACCCCGGAGAACGTCGGGACGCTCCTGGACGAGCAGGGCGGGCGCATCTCGTGCCTGAGCGCCGAGGGCGAGCTGTTCGACATCATCGCCGGGCGCTACACCGGCAAGCCCAACATGGGCATGTTCCTCAAAGGCCACGCAGGCGACATGCTCCGCGTCAACCGGCAGGGCCGCAGCGCCCAGCACGTCGCCTCACCGGCCGTCACGATCGGTCTGGCCGTGCAGCCGGAAGTCCTGGACGCGCTCAGCCGTATCGACGGGGCCGACGGACGCGGACTCCTGGCCCGCTTCCTGTACTCCAAGCCCCTGTCGCTGGTCGGCTCCCGCAGCCTGACCCCCGCCCTGCTGGACGAGCAGGTGGCCGCCACCTACGCCAAACACCTGGCAGGCCTCACGCTCGCTCTGGCGGACTGGACCGACCCCGCTCTCATCCAGCTCACCCCGGAAGCCGACGCGGTTCTGCTGGCCTTCCAGAAGGTCACCGAATCGCGCCTGGGGCCGGACGGGAGCTTCGCACCGATCGTGAAATGGGCGTCCAAGCGGGACGGGGCCGTGGCCCGCATCGCCGGACTCCTCCACCTCGCCACCCACCCCGAAGACGGATGGCACAAGCCCATCGAAGCCCCGACGATGGCCGCCGCCACCGAGCTGGGCGACTACTTCACCGCGCACGCCCTGGACGTGTTCAGCGCCATGAGCGCAGGCCCCGCCCACGAATCTGCCGTGACCGTCCTCGCCCAACTCGTGGCCACCAACCCCGCGCAGTTCACCAAGCGCGAGCTGTTCCGCACCCTGCGGCGGGCCGACTTCCCCGCCATCGGCGACCTGGACCCGGCCCTGGCCCTACTCGAAGAACACGGCTGGGTCCGCCAGCAACCGCCGCCCCCGCGCACGGGACGCGGCGGCCGACCCCCGTCGCCCCGCTACGAAACCCACCCGCGCATCGCACGCGGAGCCTGA
- a CDS encoding ATP-binding protein, whose protein sequence is MSSNVVRLTKDATPAPQGPADAPSVAVAAPGAEKSSVPLWVRSGRAVRAIVTHEHTRTAARLTVRHGMYAVGGARIVAKRTWEGRTATRYERMLRAAEAAGNYEVAAEWEERGQRFRDARHRRRMDLLHSPLDAAKGVAVSAGMGVGSLVALGVVMAVATKDVTQVVTPLMATVEFINLLITIVTVVWGPAVTIGPFLALLALWAVGQHQQAAPNWALPAAVRNGEGEPITPSIVVKALRDLGVPALGRAIKEMGDAGAAMLGPIRIAGCGVEVDVTLPSGVSTNEVQNKRRKLAENLSRHEHEVFITIPQAARTVRLWVADSGALDEPIGPSPLVTDETMTADYAKGRAPWGEDLRGDAASLSLYQRHLLITGLSNQGKTAALRSLALWASLDRRVEFRIADLKGAGDWAMFDGLATVLIQGPTDEHVIEATEMVEGLVDEMNRRIAARQADPTVVFDPLIGVVDEAQVAFMCPAVDDQKRPYGGSKATSRYFMGVRKVHNQGRVVDVLMHEGTQDPTDQNLPKLVREGAHTRASLALGTEAQAVMALGEKAVNGGAAPHLLRQGLDKGTLVVASDGIDIPKGQSSITVRTHFIGDDDAKAITDRAKALRDGVTTLHVVERGEKRDPLTDIASVVGTAERVRTKDVLARLAALNADAYGEWSFLDLKRVLGAAGAEPRKSDGVMVVDRDRVARALANRDGDGSASAA, encoded by the coding sequence ATGAGTTCCAACGTCGTTCGCCTCACCAAAGACGCCACGCCCGCCCCTCAGGGGCCCGCTGACGCGCCGAGTGTTGCTGTAGCAGCGCCGGGCGCCGAAAAGTCGTCTGTGCCCCTGTGGGTCCGCTCCGGGCGGGCCGTGCGCGCCATCGTCACCCACGAACACACCCGCACCGCCGCCCGGTTGACGGTCCGGCACGGCATGTACGCGGTGGGCGGCGCCCGCATCGTCGCCAAGCGCACGTGGGAGGGTCGCACCGCCACCCGCTACGAACGCATGCTCCGGGCCGCCGAAGCCGCAGGAAACTATGAGGTCGCCGCCGAGTGGGAGGAGCGCGGACAGCGCTTCCGCGACGCCCGCCACCGCCGCCGCATGGACCTGCTCCACTCACCGCTCGACGCCGCCAAGGGCGTGGCTGTAAGTGCCGGCATGGGCGTCGGCTCCCTGGTCGCGCTCGGTGTCGTGATGGCGGTGGCGACGAAAGACGTCACGCAGGTCGTCACGCCGTTGATGGCGACGGTGGAGTTCATCAACCTGCTGATCACCATCGTCACGGTGGTGTGGGGCCCGGCTGTCACGATCGGCCCGTTCCTCGCGCTGCTCGCTCTGTGGGCGGTCGGCCAGCACCAGCAGGCTGCCCCGAACTGGGCGCTCCCGGCTGCGGTGCGGAACGGGGAGGGCGAGCCGATCACTCCGTCCATCGTCGTCAAGGCCCTGCGCGACCTGGGCGTGCCCGCACTCGGGCGGGCCATCAAGGAGATGGGCGACGCTGGTGCGGCGATGCTCGGCCCGATCCGCATCGCCGGATGCGGCGTCGAAGTCGACGTCACCCTCCCCTCCGGGGTCTCGACCAACGAGGTGCAGAACAAGCGGCGCAAGCTCGCTGAGAACCTGTCCCGGCATGAGCACGAAGTGTTCATCACCATCCCGCAAGCCGCCCGCACCGTTCGCCTGTGGGTCGCCGACTCGGGGGCACTGGATGAGCCAATCGGGCCGTCCCCGCTGGTCACGGACGAGACGATGACCGCCGACTACGCCAAGGGCCGCGCCCCCTGGGGCGAGGATCTCCGGGGAGACGCTGCCTCGCTCAGCCTCTACCAGCGCCACCTGTTGATCACGGGTCTCTCGAACCAGGGCAAGACGGCCGCGCTGCGCTCGCTGGCGCTGTGGGCGTCGCTGGATCGGCGGGTGGAGTTCCGGATCGCTGACCTCAAGGGCGCCGGTGACTGGGCCATGTTCGATGGCCTGGCCACGGTGCTGATCCAGGGGCCAACCGATGAGCACGTGATCGAAGCGACCGAGATGGTTGAGGGCCTGGTCGATGAAATGAACCGCCGCATTGCGGCGCGTCAGGCGGACCCCACGGTGGTGTTCGACCCGCTGATCGGCGTCGTGGACGAAGCGCAGGTGGCGTTCATGTGCCCGGCCGTCGACGACCAGAAGCGGCCCTACGGCGGGTCCAAGGCCACGTCCCGGTACTTCATGGGCGTGCGCAAGGTCCATAACCAGGGCCGGGTGGTCGACGTGCTGATGCACGAGGGCACGCAGGACCCCACGGACCAGAACCTGCCCAAGCTCGTGCGGGAGGGCGCGCACACCCGTGCATCGCTCGCGCTGGGCACCGAGGCCCAAGCCGTCATGGCCCTGGGTGAGAAGGCCGTCAACGGCGGCGCCGCCCCGCACTTGCTGCGCCAGGGACTGGACAAGGGAACCCTGGTCGTCGCCTCCGACGGCATCGACATCCCCAAGGGACAGTCGTCCATCACGGTGCGCACGCACTTCATCGGCGACGACGACGCGAAGGCCATCACCGACCGGGCGAAGGCGCTGCGCGATGGGGTCACCACCCTGCACGTGGTCGAGCGAGGCGAGAAGCGTGACCCGCTCACCGACATCGCTTCTGTGGTCGGCACGGCCGAGCGGGTGCGGACCAAGGATGTCCTCGCCCGGCTCGCTGCGCTGAACGCCGATGCCTACGGCGAGTGGTCCTTCCTCGACCTCAAGCGCGTCTTGGGCGCCGCCGGGGCCGAGCCCCGCAAGTCCGACGGGGTCATGGTCGTTGACCGTGACCGCGTGGCCCGCGCTCTCGCCAACCGCGACGGCGACGGTTCCGCTTCCGCCGCATAA
- a CDS encoding RRQRL motif-containing zinc-binding protein: MATLPVYRWRLAPDGFATRRQLRARGLRPGGQDVAAQLERPRRRRGPLVAYLYRVDLAKPVRPMTPGRWEALAKANAARRWCPSCRRDAGYVIPASLGTCVPCSFPSASL, from the coding sequence ATGGCCACGCTTCCGGTTTACCGGTGGCGTCTGGCCCCGGATGGCTTTGCCACGCGTCGTCAGCTCCGTGCTCGCGGTCTGCGGCCGGGTGGTCAGGACGTGGCGGCGCAACTGGAGCGGCCCCGGCGACGCCGTGGCCCGCTGGTCGCCTACCTCTACCGCGTCGACCTTGCCAAGCCCGTGCGTCCGATGACGCCGGGGCGGTGGGAGGCACTCGCCAAGGCGAACGCCGCCCGCCGCTGGTGTCCCTCATGCAGGCGGGATGCCGGATACGTCATCCCCGCCTCGCTCGGCACCTGCGTCCCCTGCTCTTTCCCCTCTGCCTCTCTCTGA
- a CDS encoding ATP-binding protein, translating to MRLPTSVGRFPVQSIGAFTPWRGAKEVSGVALVVAQEVPTSSSMAVPHGPAGVGKARHRMREQLLGNGVSEPVVDDAVLILSELLSNACRHGRPLGRSDIGEGDVEAAWRIDKAGRLTVEVTDGGGPTRPVPATPSVTARGGRGLNIISALAQDWGIKDSASGEVTVWVILTGAHRHDDFATRVTGPATAVGLEYADAFDDLD from the coding sequence ATGCGTCTCCCGACGTCGGTTGGCCGGTTTCCGGTCCAGTCCATTGGGGCATTCACACCGTGGCGTGGGGCGAAGGAGGTCTCGGGGGTGGCGTTGGTGGTGGCACAGGAGGTGCCCACGTCGTCGAGCATGGCCGTACCCCATGGCCCTGCGGGCGTGGGCAAGGCACGGCACCGGATGCGCGAGCAGCTGCTCGGCAACGGGGTGTCGGAGCCGGTCGTCGACGATGCCGTTCTGATCCTTTCCGAACTGCTCAGCAATGCCTGCCGGCACGGCAGGCCGCTGGGGCGGTCCGACATAGGTGAGGGCGACGTCGAGGCGGCCTGGCGGATCGACAAGGCGGGGCGGCTGACGGTCGAGGTCACGGACGGAGGCGGCCCGACCCGGCCCGTTCCGGCGACGCCGTCGGTGACCGCGCGCGGCGGCCGGGGGCTGAACATCATCAGCGCCCTCGCCCAGGACTGGGGCATCAAGGACAGCGCGTCCGGCGAGGTCACCGTGTGGGTCATCCTCACGGGGGCACACCGCCACGACGATTTCGCTACGCGCGTCACCGGACCCGCGACGGCGGTCGGCCTGGAGTACGCGGACGCGTTCGACGACCTGGACTGA
- a CDS encoding helix-turn-helix domain-containing protein encodes MASPKMLKLPEVLEEIEMSRAAFYRLRARGQAPRLIKLPNGQIRCRRGDLDAWWEKHEIAA; translated from the coding sequence GTGGCAAGCCCCAAGATGCTCAAGCTCCCCGAAGTTCTGGAAGAGATCGAGATGAGCCGCGCCGCCTTCTACCGGCTGCGGGCACGGGGCCAGGCCCCGAGGCTCATCAAGCTCCCCAACGGCCAGATTCGTTGCCGCCGTGGCGACTTGGACGCCTGGTGGGAGAAGCACGAAATCGCAGCCTGA
- a CDS encoding trypsin-like peptidase domain-containing protein, producing MSTENEGTAVPAVPPAPSSAPAAPPEPAEAPAVPAREAAAAPSDAAPAPSSAVPGEAESTLVHGSVPPSQSTDPRPGHDPQPSHDPRPGHDPATAPLPPTPGAPAPQAHAAHESAAPQQGGGAGWPPPPPTLPSYGGDGSYGGGGSYGGDGEGRPGEPWGAPEPPARRKRGGGLIAAVVAAALVAGGIGGAIGYFAADHDNGGSGSTTVASSDTPKDFKRDPGTVAGVAANSLPSVVTIDAQGNDGEGGTGTGFIYDKEGHILTNNHVVASAATGGKLSATFSNGKKYDAEVVGRAQGYDVAVIKLKNAPANLKPLSLGNSDKVAVGDSTIAIGAPFGLSNTVTTGIISAKNRPVASSDGQNSKASYMSALQTDASINPGNSGGPLINSAGAVIGINSAIQSAGTGGMGGQSQAGSIGLGFAIPINQAKNVADQLIKTGQPVYPVIGASVGIQQGGPGGMPGGGDSTDGAQISPQGNGSQQPITPGGPADKAGLKPGDVITKFGDMPIDSGPTLISEIWTHKPGDQVPLTYKRDGKENTVTITLGERKGDSN from the coding sequence GTGAGCACCGAGAACGAGGGCACCGCGGTCCCGGCCGTCCCGCCTGCCCCGTCGTCTGCACCTGCTGCACCTCCCGAGCCCGCCGAAGCTCCCGCTGTCCCGGCACGGGAAGCCGCCGCGGCCCCGTCGGACGCGGCCCCGGCCCCGTCGAGCGCGGTGCCGGGCGAGGCGGAGAGCACGCTCGTCCACGGATCCGTACCGCCGTCACAGAGCACCGACCCGCGACCGGGCCATGACCCGCAGCCCAGCCATGACCCGCGGCCCGGCCACGATCCGGCCACCGCGCCGCTGCCGCCGACCCCGGGCGCTCCGGCGCCGCAGGCGCACGCCGCGCACGAGTCGGCGGCCCCGCAGCAGGGCGGCGGCGCCGGATGGCCCCCGCCCCCGCCCACGCTCCCCTCCTACGGAGGCGACGGTTCCTACGGTGGTGGTGGCTCCTACGGAGGCGACGGCGAGGGCCGGCCGGGCGAACCGTGGGGCGCCCCCGAGCCCCCCGCCCGGCGCAAGCGCGGCGGCGGCCTGATCGCGGCCGTCGTGGCGGCGGCCCTGGTGGCCGGCGGCATCGGCGGAGCGATCGGTTACTTCGCGGCGGACCACGACAACGGAGGATCGGGTTCCACCACGGTGGCGTCCTCCGACACACCCAAGGACTTCAAGCGCGACCCGGGCACGGTGGCGGGAGTCGCCGCGAACTCACTGCCCAGCGTGGTGACGATCGACGCGCAGGGCAATGACGGCGAAGGCGGCACGGGTACCGGCTTCATCTACGACAAGGAAGGCCACATCCTCACGAACAACCACGTGGTGGCCTCCGCGGCGACCGGCGGCAAGCTGTCCGCGACGTTCTCCAACGGCAAGAAGTACGACGCCGAAGTGGTGGGCCGTGCCCAGGGCTACGACGTGGCCGTCATCAAGCTGAAGAACGCCCCGGCGAACCTGAAGCCGCTGTCCCTCGGCAACTCGGACAAGGTCGCGGTCGGTGACTCGACGATCGCGATCGGCGCGCCCTTCGGCCTCTCCAACACCGTCACCACCGGCATCATCAGCGCCAAGAACCGTCCGGTGGCCTCGAGCGACGGGCAGAACTCCAAGGCCTCGTACATGAGCGCCCTACAGACCGACGCCTCCATCAACCCGGGCAACTCGGGCGGGCCGCTGATCAACTCGGCCGGCGCGGTCATCGGCATCAACTCGGCGATCCAGTCGGCGGGCACCGGCGGCATGGGCGGCCAGTCGCAGGCGGGCTCGATCGGTCTCGGGTTCGCCATCCCGATCAACCAGGCGAAGAACGTCGCGGACCAGCTCATCAAGACCGGTCAGCCGGTCTACCCGGTGATCGGCGCCTCCGTCGGCATCCAGCAGGGCGGCCCGGGCGGCATGCCCGGAGGCGGCGACAGTACGGACGGCGCGCAGATCTCCCCGCAGGGCAACGGAAGCCAGCAGCCGATCACGCCGGGCGGCCCCGCGGACAAGGCGGGCCTGAAGCCGGGCGACGTCATCACCAAGTTCGGCGACATGCCCATCGACAGCGGCCCGACGCTCATCAGCGAGATCTGGACGCACAAGCCGGGCGACCAGGTCCCGCTGACGTACAAGCGGGACGGCAAGGAGAACACGGTGACGATCACCCTGGGCGAACGAAAGGGCGACAGCAACTGA
- a CDS encoding DUF5926 family protein: protein MAKKRPQTKAVKPQISDGEIPVVGAREPCPCGSGRRYKACHGRAAAHAVTELVQRPFEGLAGECDWVALRELVPAATVPLTLKDGLPDGVPSVTLATVLPMAWPALRREDGSVLLGLQNDTPSGDISRDLADTLRRALVAEPGSPVAAQRAESDSPRLQDLLDPAAPFEPEVHTGFEFWVADADSAASEVAASLERANAAAIPTVRLTSVDSSYWCETPEKNHLRWVMPHPEEKLLDALARLHAAGTSSLGEGTRLVGSFRAHGLTVPVWDLPAGMGAEECEKPAAAFAERLAGALANEEPLSAEERRARGGLTNRQVTLS, encoded by the coding sequence ATGGCCAAGAAGCGTCCGCAGACGAAGGCCGTCAAGCCGCAGATCAGCGACGGGGAAATCCCGGTCGTCGGGGCCCGTGAGCCCTGCCCCTGCGGCTCCGGCCGCCGCTACAAGGCCTGTCACGGTCGCGCCGCCGCGCACGCCGTGACCGAGCTGGTCCAGCGCCCCTTCGAGGGCCTTGCGGGAGAGTGCGACTGGGTCGCCCTGCGTGAGCTGGTCCCCGCCGCGACCGTACCGCTGACCCTGAAGGACGGGCTGCCCGACGGCGTGCCGTCCGTGACGCTGGCGACCGTGCTGCCGATGGCGTGGCCCGCGTTGCGCCGCGAGGACGGTTCGGTGCTGCTCGGCCTCCAGAACGACACGCCGTCCGGCGACATCAGCCGCGACCTGGCCGACACGCTCCGGCGCGCCCTGGTGGCCGAGCCGGGCTCGCCGGTCGCCGCCCAGCGCGCCGAGTCCGACAGCCCCCGCCTCCAGGATCTGCTCGACCCCGCCGCCCCGTTCGAGCCCGAGGTGCACACCGGCTTCGAGTTCTGGGTGGCGGACGCGGACAGCGCCGCCTCCGAGGTCGCCGCCTCCCTGGAGCGGGCCAACGCCGCCGCGATCCCGACCGTACGGCTCACGTCGGTGGACTCCTCGTACTGGTGCGAGACCCCCGAGAAGAACCACCTGCGCTGGGTCATGCCGCACCCCGAGGAGAAGCTGCTCGACGCGCTGGCGCGGCTGCACGCGGCCGGCACGTCCTCGCTCGGCGAGGGCACCCGCCTGGTCGGCTCGTTCCGGGCGCACGGCCTGACCGTGCCGGTGTGGGACCTGCCGGCCGGGATGGGCGCCGAGGAGTGCGAGAAGCCCGCGGCCGCGTTCGCCGAACGCCTCGCCGGGGCGCTCGCGAACGAGGAGCCGCTGAGCGCGGAGGAGCGCCGGGCCAGGGGCGGGCTCACCAACCGCCAAGTGACGCTCAGCTGA
- a CDS encoding glycerophosphodiester phosphodiesterase: MTQARQHSPHTPDPARVQVVAHRGASEDAPEHTLAAYTKAIEDGADALECDVRLTADGHLVCVHDRRVNRTSNGRGAVSALELSELAALDFGSWKDSEESPDWKDREFTSVLTLEQLLELVADAGRRVELAIETKHPTRWAGQVEERLVHLLKRFGLTQPPPAGQTSPVRIMSFSARSLHRVAAAVPEIPTVYLMQFLSPRLRDGRLPAGARIAGPGMRIVRNHPAYIERLHRAGHRVHVWTVNEPEDVDLCVSLGVEAIITNRPKQVLSQLGRM, encoded by the coding sequence GTGACTCAAGCACGGCAGCACAGCCCGCACACCCCCGACCCCGCCCGCGTCCAAGTGGTGGCCCACCGAGGAGCCTCCGAGGACGCCCCCGAGCACACGCTCGCCGCGTACACGAAGGCGATCGAGGACGGCGCCGACGCCCTGGAATGCGATGTCCGGCTCACCGCCGACGGCCACCTCGTCTGCGTCCACGACCGGCGCGTCAACCGCACCTCCAACGGCCGGGGCGCCGTGTCCGCCCTGGAACTGTCCGAGCTGGCCGCGCTCGACTTCGGCTCCTGGAAGGACAGCGAGGAGAGCCCGGACTGGAAGGACCGCGAGTTCACTTCCGTCCTGACCCTGGAGCAGCTGCTCGAACTCGTGGCGGACGCGGGGCGCCGGGTCGAGCTGGCCATCGAGACCAAGCACCCCACCCGCTGGGCCGGTCAGGTCGAGGAACGCCTCGTGCACCTGCTCAAGAGGTTCGGCCTCACTCAGCCGCCGCCGGCCGGTCAAACCTCCCCGGTCCGCATCATGAGTTTTTCCGCGCGCTCCCTGCACCGGGTGGCCGCCGCCGTCCCGGAGATCCCGACGGTCTATCTGATGCAGTTCCTGTCGCCGCGACTGCGCGACGGACGGCTGCCGGCCGGCGCGCGGATCGCGGGCCCCGGCATGCGGATCGTGCGCAACCACCCCGCCTACATCGAGCGACTGCACCGCGCGGGCCACCGCGTGCACGTCTGGACGGTGAACGAACCCGAGGACGTGGATCTGTGCGTAAGCCTCGGAGTGGAGGCAATCATCACCAATCGCCCGAAACAGGTTCTGTCCCAACTGGGCCGGATGTAA
- a CDS encoding bifunctional DNA primase/polymerase produces MTQPTDNMREHLRIALDLAASQIPVLPLRAGKVPFGNCRRCADNACGGRPNMKTPGPCACPGPCHAWAAATTDPDIINSGVWRHAWLRASAVAYHPGGAGLTVVDLDNADAIAWARENLPATTTVATTRGEHWLYLGRMRSANAVRPGVDVKSTMAYARWLGFGSGTMALLPDVVRALVEREETTSPPGRVVSSVPGRAAWEQSVATGCRHTPAYVRTGLERGLARIAAHAESGAGSQAFAVAQFLAHQHAQCPGPCGLDVMGREIVAAAVSVGVPEAYAGRAVANGMAQVVRAA; encoded by the coding sequence ATGACCCAACCCACCGACAACATGCGAGAGCACCTGCGTATCGCTCTCGACCTGGCCGCCTCGCAGATCCCCGTCCTTCCCCTGCGGGCGGGAAAGGTCCCGTTCGGGAACTGCCGACGCTGCGCCGACAACGCGTGCGGCGGGCGGCCGAACATGAAGACGCCGGGACCGTGCGCCTGCCCCGGCCCCTGCCACGCGTGGGCCGCCGCGACCACCGACCCAGACATCATCAACTCCGGTGTCTGGCGCCACGCCTGGTTGCGGGCATCTGCGGTCGCCTACCACCCCGGCGGGGCGGGCCTGACGGTCGTGGACCTGGACAACGCCGACGCGATCGCCTGGGCCCGCGAGAACCTGCCCGCCACGACGACCGTGGCCACCACCCGGGGCGAGCATTGGCTCTACCTGGGGCGGATGCGGTCGGCGAACGCGGTCCGGCCGGGTGTCGACGTCAAGTCGACCATGGCCTACGCCCGCTGGCTGGGGTTCGGCTCCGGCACCATGGCGCTCCTGCCGGACGTTGTGCGCGCGCTGGTCGAGAGGGAAGAGACCACCTCCCCGCCCGGCAGGGTGGTCTCTTCCGTTCCCGGCCGGGCCGCATGGGAGCAGTCGGTGGCCACCGGCTGCCGCCACACCCCCGCCTACGTCCGCACCGGCCTCGAACGGGGCCTCGCCCGGATCGCCGCCCACGCCGAGTCCGGCGCCGGGTCGCAGGCGTTCGCCGTGGCGCAGTTCCTCGCCCACCAGCACGCCCAGTGCCCCGGCCCCTGCGGTCTGGACGTCATGGGGCGCGAGATCGTGGCTGCGGCCGTCTCCGTGGGCGTCCCCGAGGCGTACGCGGGGCGGGCCGTGGCCAACGGCATGGCCCAGGTGGTGAGGGCGGCATGA
- a CDS encoding pRL2-8, whose amino-acid sequence MTVAVRETPPGECPQCWQHAYDRRAHRHLKPRQDCPQCVDHMVNGCPNVVPKKSRWW is encoded by the coding sequence GTGACCGTGGCCGTCCGTGAGACGCCGCCCGGTGAGTGCCCGCAGTGCTGGCAGCACGCCTACGACCGGCGCGCACACCGCCACCTGAAGCCCCGGCAGGACTGCCCGCAGTGCGTCGACCACATGGTCAACGGCTGCCCCAACGTCGTGCCCAAGAAGTCCCGGTGGTGGTGA